AGTCCAGATTGGTGTCAGTGTGAGAGACGAGGATGTATACATTATTCAAAGCGGCTCATCAAACATAAATGATCACATTATGGAGCTTTTAATCTTGATAAGTGCCTGTCGTGGGGGAAGTGCAAACAAAATTACAGCCGTTATTCCTCAATTTCCTTACAGCAAGCAGAGTAAAATGAAGAAGCATAGAGGCGCAATCACCGCCAGAATGTTAGCCAACTTATTAGTAATGGCTGGGGCTGACCATGTTGTCAGCATGGATCTCCATGCTAGTCAAATGCAAGGTTTCTTTACGGTTCCTGTGGATAATTTATTTGGCGCCCCCACTTTGGCTAGATGGATTCGTCACAACATAGAAGCTTGGGAGACCTCAGTTGTTGTATCAAAGAATCCTGGTGGAACCAAAAGGGTGACTGCTTTGGCTGACAGTTTAAAGATTAATTTCGCAATGATTCACACGGATAGAAGAAGAACTCAGGATGAATATGCCAAAAAGAAGGCCTTAAAGAGGGCAAAGATAGTTAATGATGATGGCGCTGAAGCATACGAGGAAGACAATATTGTAAATGAATTACAAACTGCCCGAATTGTCCAGGGTCACGTTGTTGACGATGATTATCAATGCAAGGACTCGAAAGTCAATAATGATAGTGCCAATGGCGATCACTTAACCAACTCAAACATTATTGATAGCGACGTTTTAGGTGGATCTTATGATGCTGCCAattctgatgatgaggacGAACCCTTAGTCGaagagaaattgatcaCCTTGGTAGGTGATGTTAAGGACAAGGTTGCCATCATTTTGGATGATATGATCGACAAGCCAAATTCCTTTATTGCCGCTGCTGAGCATTTGAGGCTAAACTGTGGAGCTAGGGCCGTTTATGTCGTAGGAACTCATGGTGTTTTTAATGACTCTTGTTTGGAACGTTTGACTGATTCCGGATGCATTGATAAGATCGTAGTGACAAATACTTACCCCATTCCAAAggaacaaattgaacaacacAAAGATAAACTTGTGGTTATTGATGTTTCACCAATTTTTGCTGAATGTATTAGAAGAGATCACTTTGGAGAGTCTATTTCGGTTTTGTTTGACTCTTTAGCGGCTATAGATTAGTTTAAAATGTAATATCtattatttatatatattgaTTGCACTAGGTGCGAGCAGTGTAGAGGCTCTCTTGCGCAAAGGGGAGATATACTTAGAGAAAGTTTGCTACTGTAAAACTATTTTTTTCTAATACAATCTATCAATTAATAATCTAAAACCTAAATTTATATAAACGTGCAGCTGTGAGATACATTAATGAAGATCTTATTGTAATTGCGCAATGGTATCGTCAACcgactttttcaaatcgaTAAATTCAAAGCCCAAGatctttcttgttttttcgttgttgataataCTCTCACtatcttcaaattttggGCCCTTCGATTTATCCAATTTAGGTAATTCTGACTTCAAATGGGGGAAGtccttttcaatgatgTCGTAGATTTCTGCAGAGGTGAATGGAGCCTCGGCCAAAAGCAATCTCTGACCAACAacttccttcttttcaaagCCAAAAATATGAGCTTTTGCGACATCCCTGACATCAATAAAATAGCAGACAACTTGTTGTGGCTCCTCCTTCTTCTTACCCGCAGTCAAAATACTGTTGATAACTTCGTTTGATAAGTTTAATTTGGACTTGTCTTTGACTTCAAAAGCTTGTGGACCAAACACATAAACGGGGTTAATGATGCTAACCTCCCattttggtttgttttcttcaacGAATTTCCAAACTGTCTTTTCAGCAAGTTTTTTTGATCCAACGTAGCCGTTTAATGAATTTTCCAAAGATTGTTCCCAAGTGATTGGATTCCATGAATCTTCATTAGCTTCTTTACCTGGAGTGGCCAAGTCCGCAAAACCTGCAACCGCAGCGTATGATNNNNNNNNNNNNNNNNNNNNNNNNNNNNNNNNNNNNNNNNNNNNNNNNNNNNNNNNNNNNNNNNNNNNNNNNNNNNNNNNNNNNNNNNNNNNNNNNNNNNNNNNNNNNNNNNNNNNNNNNNNNNNNNNNNNNNNNNNNNNNNNNNNNNNNNNNNNNNNNNNNNNNNNNNNNNNNNNNNNNNNNNNNNNNNNNNNNNNNNNNNNNNNNNNNNNNNNNNNNNNNNNNNNNNNNNNNNNNNNNNNNNNNNNNNNNNNNNNNNNNNNNNNNNNNNNNNNNNNNNNNNNNNNNNNNNNNNNNNNNNNNNNNNNNNNNNNNNNNNNNNNNNNNNNNNNNNNNNNNNNNNNNNNNNNNNNNNNNNNNNNNNNNNNNNNNNNNNNNNNNNNNNNNNNNNNNNNNNNNNNNNNNNNNNNNNNNNNNNNNNNNNNNNNNNNNNNNNNNNNNNNNNNNNNNNNNNNNNNNNNNNNNNNNNNNNNNNNNNNNNNNNNNNNNNNNNNNNNNNNNNNNNNNNNNNNNNNNNNNNNNNNNNNNNNNNNNNNNNNNNNNNNNNNNNNNNNNNNNNNNNNNNNNNNNNNNNNNNNNNNNNNNNNNNNNNNNNNNNNNNNNNNNNNNNNNNNNNNNNNNNNNNNNNNNNNNNNNNNNNNNNNNNNNNNNNNNNNNNNNNNNNNNNNNNNNNNNNNNNNNNNNNNNNNNNNNNNNNNNNNNNNNNNNNNNNNNNNNNNNNNNNNNNNNNNNNNNNNNNNNNNNNNNNNNNNNNNNNNNNNNNNNNNNNNNNNNNNNNNNNNNNNNNNNNNNNNNNNNNNNNNNNNNNNNNNNNNNNNNNNNNNNNNNNNNNNNNNNNNNNNNNNNNNNNNNNNNNNNNNNNNNNNNNNNNNNNNNNNNNNNNNNNNNNNNNNNNNNNNNNNNNNNNNNNNNNNNNNNNNNNNNNNNNNNNNNNNNNNNNNNNNNNNNNNNNNNNNNNNNNNNNNNNNNNNNNNNNNNNNNNNNNNNNNNNNNNNNNNNNNNNNNNNNNNNNNNNNNNNNNNNNNNNNNNNNNNNNNNNNNNNNNNNNNNNNNNNNNNNNNNNNNNNNNNNNNNNNNNNNNNNNNNNNNNNNNNNNNNNNNNNNNNNNNNNNNNNNNNNTCACTGTCTTCTCGGCCGAGCGATTGTAGCTGCGACTTATAATCGCTATCTTCTCAACCAAGCGATTGTAGCTGCAATTTGTAATCACTGTCTTCTCGGTCGAGCGATTGTAGCTGCGACTTATAATCGCTATCTTCTCAACCAAGCGATTGTAGCTGCAATTTATAATCGCTGTCTTCTCGACCGAGCAATTGAAATGCATAGAACGTTTGACGTCGAAAGTAGCGCAAAAAGAAATGCTATGTGCTATGCTCTTCTTGTTTTATTGCTTAAACCTGATTCCTAACAACATTCTGTGCTGTAAACCACTAACATGTGTTCAAGTAGTACTATTGTATGTTTAATTTCGTGAATAACCTACTGAGACTTCATTAATACAGTAGTGTATAACCTCAAAGAAACATGCATACCCGCGAAATCGACGAAATAACTTTGTGTAAAAAGGGCTCCTAATCGCATTACCAATTGCCCACTGGTGGCTCAAGAAGGCCAAGGAGAAATACAATTTCCTAGTGGGTCATTAAAGTGCCTACAAATGGTCCAATAAGCATGGGAACGTAATTCTTGCCAGATATGGACAATTTAGAAGAGCGTAAAAGTTTTATTCATCCGAGAACCTGGTAACAGTGTGTACAATAATCATAATGACAGAGATTATACACAAAGGTCAGTTCCCGACTAAAAGAGCGTTTCTGAAAACTGTCTTCATTATATTCTAAACATCTGTTGCAACTTCGGACTATTTTGTAACtatttctcaattgtgATCAATCTTAACTAAAGGTATTTACTTCAGAAGGCCATACATCTCACCACCATTCATTGCTACGAGGGGTCTTGAGATTGATTAGCATTTAGATTCGGACTCATAAAATCGGTAAAACTTTAATGGTAGCTCCTATCTAAAATTACAAGGTGTCTCGAGTGGGGGCTACAAACAAAGACGAACAAGAATTAAATGAACGAAAACTTTACCATTTTGGATGACGTCGAGAGCATTCTGTCGATTACACCTAACGAGGAGAGTCCGGTTTTCACagaagatgaaattttggaagGGGCAAATTTGACTCCCGATATTTCGACCATAAATTCAGCCAGCTCCGAGTCTTCAAAAGACTCGTGGACCTTCCCTAATGACTATGCTACGACTGATGCCACCCGATTTTTTGAGTTTTCAGGACTGTCTGAGAAAGGGGCGAGTACGCTGGGTGCACATAAAGACCCATATGCCGACTACTACGAAACGTACGCAGGagaatttattgaatttatgAAAACTAATCCCACCACGTACCACACAATCATACATTTCAAGTCTGTTTTagaaaagaacaatttCCAGTATCTACCACAAAATAAGCCAATTGAAGACCTAAGTCCAGGACTTTACTGCACCAGTCGTTCTGACCAATGTATGATTGCATTTGTCATAGGTGGGAAGTGGAGGCCGGAGAATGGTTCATGCTTTGTTGGTAGCCATTGTGATGCTTTGAGTGTCAAACTAAATCCACGAGGACTGCTTAAGAAGAAAGTAGAGGGGTATGAATTGCTCGGTGTTGCGCCGTACTCCGGTAGCTTGAACAAAAACTGGCTCAA
The Candida orthopsilosis Co 90-125, chromosome 5 draft sequence genome window above contains:
- a CDS encoding Prs1 protein (S. cerevisiae homolog PRS1 has ribose phosphate diphosphokinase activity, has role in cell wall organization, 5-phosphoribose 1-diphosphate biosynthetic process and localizes to cytoplasm), yielding MRKCKIFVGSSHPELGQLVCERLGVEPAPCTLKKFSNGETSVQIGVSVRDEDVYIIQSGSSNINDHIMELLILISACRGGSANKITAVIPQFPYSKQSKMKKHRGAITARMLANLLVMAGADHVVSMDLHASQMQGFFTVPVDNLFGAPTLARWIRHNIEAWETSVVVSKNPGGTKRVTALADSLKINFAMIHTDRRRTQDEYAKKKALKRAKIVNDDGAEAYEEDNIVNELQTARIVQGHVVDDDYQCKDSKVNNDSANGDHLTNSNIIDSDVLGGSYDAANSDDEDEPLVEEKLITLVGDVKDKVAIILDDMIDKPNSFIAAAEHLRLNCGARAVYVVGTHGVFNDSCLERLTDSGCIDKIVVTNTYPIPKEQIEQHKDKLVVIDVSPIFAECIRRDHFGESISVLFDSLAAID
- a CDS encoding Grp2 methylglyoxal reductase (incomplete, gene starts within a gap in the genome sequence; similar to C. parapsilosis CPAR2_304270 and C. albicans GRP2) — encoded protein: SYAAVAGFADLATPGKEANEDSWNPITWEQSLENSLNGYVGSKKLAEKTVWKFVEENKPKWEVSIINPVYVFGPQAFEVKDKSKLNLSNEVINSILTAGKKKEEPQQVVCYFIDVRDVAKAHIFGFEKKEVVGQRLLLAEAPFTSAEIYDIIEKDFPHLKSELPKLDKSKGPKFEDSESIINNEKTRKILGFEFIDLKKSVDDTIAQLQ